The genomic DNA TCACACGGCATAGACAGACCCTGCAGCCAGAATGGCGAGCACTGCCCGCTTGAAGAGGTCGTGCAAACTGGCAAACCCACCTCCGTTATGCACATTCACTGTAACTGTGACCATGAAGAGCACGTTCAACTTTCCGCAGCTCCAATTTTTGATGATGACGGAAACGTGCAATATATGGGTGAATCGATTCAGCCTGTAAGTGAAGAACCCGAGAATGAGCAGGTACTGCTTGGCAGGTCCAAAGCCGCTCTTCGACTAATGAGTATTTTATATCGAGTAGCCCCTACCTCATCCACCGTATTGTTACTGGGAGAATCGGGTGTCGGTAAAGATTGCGCTGCTCGATATGTTCACCAGAACTCAAGTCGTGCCGATGAGAATTTTGTTGTAGTTGATTGCGGTGTACTTGGTGAAAACATGATTGAAAGCGAATTATTTGGCCATGAAAAGGGCGCCTTTACCGGTGCAAATAAACTTAAAATTGGTTTATTTGAATCTGCTGATAAGGGCACTCTCTTTATTGACGAAATTGGCGAACTGCCATTACATCTGCAGACTAAACTTTTGCGTGTTTTAGAAACCGGCACCATACGACGTCTGGGTGGTAATGATTATATTGATGTTGATGTACGCATCATTGCGGCAACCAACCGTGAGCCTCAACAGATGATCAAGGACAAGACATTTCGTGAAGATCTGTATTACCGGCTTTGCGCATTTCCAGTCAATTTACCTCCATTACGCTCACGCAAGGGTGACATTCCCTTACTTGCCGAATCTTTTCTAAAACACATGGAAGAGGGCGAGTCACAAATTCCTCTTTCGCCTGAGGTCATAGAAAAATTATTAAGTTATGAATACCCTGGCAATATACGTGAACTAAAAAACATTATAGAGCGTGCACTGATTCTTTCTGCAGGCACACCTATCATGTCTGACTTTCTTGTCTTTGAACACGAGCAGGAAGGATTTGTAGTTAACGAGACACCTTCTCGTTATAGCCCGACAGCCAAGCGCACTGGCACCAGCCGATTAAGCCGTGATGAAGTATTAAAAGCGGTAGAGAAGTGCGGCGGACACAGATCACAAGCTGCATTGATGCTCGGCGTTAGTGAACGAACCATATACAGACATTTAAAAGATTAATATCTAAATAAACACGCTTTGCACCTTATAAGAGAGCGCCTGCATAGATAAAAATAATTAACTCAATAACGAAAAAAGGCCCTGCTATCGCAGGGCCTTTTTTATTTTTCAGATTCGAGATAAATTACTTAACCGTTGTAAATCCAAGGTTTTCCCAGTTCTGCATACCACCACGGTACCACTTAATTTTATTAGCAGGGTAACCCATCTTTAACAATGTACGTATATTGTTTGGAGACTGACCACACCACATACCATTACAGAACATAACCAGTGTTTTCGCATTTGAATAATCAAATTTATCATCATCCAGTTCTTTACCATTAAATTCTTCGGTTACAATTTCTGCAATCGATAATGGATCAGCACCTTTTTTAACACTTAACTTCGTCCAGGGGATATTTTTAGCACCTGGAATTGTGCCAGCTTTAACCCAGTTTGGTGTACGCGAATCAATTACCAGGATCGAGCTATCACCATCAGACATTCTTTTCAGGTAATCTAAAACTTCAACTTCACCTAGTGTTTCTACGCCAGGTGCTAAAACAATAGGGTTAATGCAGAAAGGAGGGCAGTTACGCGATGTTTTAGCGAAACGAGGATCAACATTATTTTTGTTATTCTGGTTACGCTGAATTGTAACTTTTTTACCATTATGCATTACATCTACACTGGCAATATCACGAGTGATTTTTACTTTTAAATCACCAGCAATTACAGCTGTACTAGACATACTTAAAGTAAGAATTGCTGTAGATAACAGGGCTTTAATATTCATTATTTATGACTCCGGTGGGTTATTTTTTTATTTAATTTTCTACTAATCGCACTCTGGCTCTTCTTCTTCAGTAGTGGTCTCATCTGGTGCCGTTGTCTCATCAGCCGCATGAGCAAAAAAAGACATTAAAAACAGCACAACCAGTAACGATTTAAATAGTAATTTCATTAGTGTTCTCTAAAATTGAATGGATAACTTCCGTAAAAAACTATTGCAGACTTTATGCCAATATATAAATCACGCTAAATCCTTATGTTTTCAACATGTTACATAAATCCCTAATAAAACATGATTATTACAAACATGAAAAGTCATGACACTTCAGGACTAATGACATGTCAGTGTCATGATCTTATCCACTTGAGAACTTATAGCATAAATTAAATAAATAGCTTTAAAATGGTAAATATATTTAAATTTAAAGAGAAAAGACTTTATCTGATAAAGAAGAATTCCCGCTTAATCAACCACGAAGCAGTTACTTAAACGGGAAACGGGAGATTAACGTTAAGGCAGTATTGATTCACCCTGTAATAACTGTTCAAGCGATTCACGCTGGCGTATTACATGCGCCTTTTCACCATCAACCATAATCTCAACTGCACGAGGGCGCGAGTTATAATTTGAGCTCATACTAAAGCCATATGCACCTGCAGACTTAACCGCTAGAAAATCACCTTCCTGAAGACTAAGCTTTCGATCTTTACCCAGAAAATCACCCGTTTCACACACTGGACCCACAAGATCATAAGAGCGACCCTCTCCCTCACGGGGCTGCAACGACACTATTTCTTGCCATGCACTATACAAAGCAGGGCGCATTAGATCATTCATTGCCGCATCGATAATGGCAAAGTCTTTCGCTTCAGAATGCTTCAGGTACAACACCTCGGTTAATAATATACCCGCATTACCCGCGATAGCGCGACCTGGCTCAATTAGAATTTCAACATCTCTGCCTTCTAACCCGGCCAGTAAAGCTTTTATCTGCTCGGCTGGCTGCGGAGGCGTTTCATCCTGATATCGAATTCCAAGCCCACCACCTAAATCCAGATGTTTCAGCTCGATTCCAGCACCTTTAAGCTGGTCAACCAGCTCTAACACTCTTTTTAATGCATCCACAAATGGCTCTATCTCAGTTAACTGAGAACCAATATGACAATCTATTCCATGCACTTCTATATTCGGCATTGCCTGTGCCCGTTGATAAACGGCCAGAGCCTGCTCATGGGCAATACCAAACTTATTTTCTTTTAGACCAGTTGATATATAAGGGTGCGTCTTCGCATCTACATTTGGATTAACCCTTATAGAAACAGGTGCTAACTTCTGCATTTCACCCGCAATTTCATTGATTACCTGTAATTCGGCCTCAGATTCAACATTAAAACAGCGTATGCCGACTTCAAGTGCTCTGCGGATTTCTTCAGATTTTTTACCCACACCAGAGAAAACAATTTTTGCAGCCTCACCACCCGCTTTCAATACACGCTCCAGCTCCCCAATGGAAACAATATCAAAGCCGGATCCCAGACCTGCTAGCACGTTTAAAATAGCCAGATTCGAGTTCGCTTTAACCGCATAACAGATCAAATGTGGGCGGTCACCAAAAGCCTTATCAAAAGCATTCCAGTGGCGCTCAAAAGTAGCTTTTGAGTAAACATATGCCGGCGTACCATGCTCTTTAGCCAGTTCAGTCAGGTTTACATCTTCAGCAAATAGCTGATTATTTCTATATTCAAAATGATCCATACAATAATTCTTACTTTAGTCGTTGTTACAGGCAGGGTAACCCCTACATATTTTTCAATTATTCAACAAGCTCTTTATTTACCTCAGTTTCATCCGGCAAATAAAGAGGTCCGGTTTTACCACACCCACTTAAACCTGAAAAAAACAGCATAATAAAAAATAAAGCACTGATTCGTGTTACAGCCATTGCTATACTCTCGTTTAAATTTAACAGGTACATTATCCTATTATATGCGTCTAAAAAGCAGCATTTTTCTCTGGGTTTCTTTAGCCACTATTCTGCCACTTACGGCACTGATTCTAGGTATCACAGCCTATAGTGAGCAGGTATACCTAAAAAATATTGATAATGACATCTATATCAATATGGAAAATATCTCTAAAGAGCTAAATTTTCGACTCACTTATGAAAGAGAAGTCATACTTTCTCTGGCAAATTCACCCGCAATGGAACAGTTTGCACCCGTTTTACAAACAGCCGCAGAAGGCGATCTGCATATTAACTACTTTGAAGAAGTAGATAAATTAAATAATTTCCTCGCCGGCTTTCAACACTCCGTTCCGGGGCTTGATACTGTACGCGTGCTGGATATAGATGGACACGCACTTATCAAAGTTCGCTTTGGCAAACTCATCCCGGCCCATTTCGAAGGCATCGCTGATTTACCTCTTACAGAAGAAGAGCTGGTCGATACGGGTTTTTTGAGCTGGATGTGGCAACTAAAAGCTAACGAACTGGTTTATGGCAACCTGCCTTTAAGCAAGCGTGATTATACCAGTGGCAAAGAACTATCCATAATGAACTCCATTGTACCGGTGTCATTTGATAACAAAACCATTATCGGTTTTTTAACCGCACGCGCGTTAGGAGATCAATTTGACCATATTCTTGAATCCCTGCATCGCACCAATAATATCAAACTTACTGTCGCGGAATACAATCCAGATACAGCTCAACGTCATGGCATTATTCTTTATAGTGATGAATTACAAATTAAATTTAGCCAACCACTGGATCCGGACACCAAACTAAATAAAATACTAGGGGAGCAGACCTGGAATAACCTTCAGTCAAAACGCTTTGGATCATTTGTTAACCACGTTCAAAATAAACGTTATTATTTTCAGGAATTTTACCCATACAACAATCAGCTTGTTAGCTGGATTATGGTGCTGCAGTTAGATAACAGTGATATAGCGGCACCATTCCAGCGTATTCGTTTTGGTTTACTCGCCGTAGCGGTGCTCGCCCTTGTTATCAGTTTACTGTTAGCAAATATAGGTGCAAGAAACATAGCCGAGCCCATCACTCTTTTTGCTGACCTGTTAAAACGTTATGCAGATGGTGAACCTGACTTTTCCAGACAACCCACTAAAGGTGCAGATGAATTAAAACAGCTCGATCAATCTTTTCATTATCTGGTTGATACTCTTGAGCAAACAGAGATGGAAAGAGATAGCGCAGAAAAAATGATGCTACAAAATGCAAAACTGGCAAGCATAGGACAAATGGCTGCAGGCATAGGGCACGAACTAAATAACCCTCTAAATAATATTCTTTCTTATGCAACGCTCATTAAGCGTGACATACCGAAGGAAAATACAGAGCTTGCTGATGATATACAGGGTTTACGTAATGAGGCTTTACGTGCAGAAACCATTGTTAAGGGCATATTAAATTTTGCACGTCAGGTACCACCTGAATATGTTGATTTTGATTTACATGTCTGGCTAAAAGACACACTACTTCTTGCCCATGCACAGGCTCAGAAATTTAATATAGAATTGAAACTGGATGAGCATCCTGATTTACCTATTTGTGGCGACCGTAATCAATTACAACAGGTTCTGGTTAACCTGTTAATGAATGCAATCCATGCCAGCAAACAAAACGATATAATAATTGTCAGCGCTCACACTGAAAAACAACAGATTTTCATTACCGTGTCTGATCAGGGAACCGGAATTGAAAGCTCAAATAAAGATAAAATATTTGATCCATTCTTTACCACTAAAAATGTAGGCGAGGGCAGTGGCCTCGGGTTATCTATCAGTATAGGCATTATGCAGTTTCATAATGGTAGCCTCAAACTTGAAAACAACGACCGTGGTGGTGTAAATGCTACCATGCAAATACCTCTAAACTCTAAGTCTAACTGAAACACTAATGAATAAACGCGTACACTTTATAGATGACGACCCAACAGCCGGCGATTTATTTCGTCGTTTTGCCCGCAGTAAAGATTATGAAATTATTATTTTCAAGAACCCGGTAGAAGCTCTGCAGGACATTCGCGAAAATAATAGCAATCTGGTTATTACCGACTTGAGCATGCCCGGTATGTCTGGACTTGAATTACTTGAATCTATACGTCAGACAGATATTGAAGTACCGGTTATCATGATTACTGGTTTTTCCACAGAAGACAACGCCATTAAAGCGTTACGTCTGGGCGCCACCGATTTTATTAAAAAACCTTATGATGCAGATGAACTACTAAAACAGGTAGATCAGGTTTTACAAAAATCAGAAGTTAGAAAAACTGAAAAATTATCTCGGCCTGGA from endosymbiont of Galathealinum brachiosum includes the following:
- a CDS encoding lipopeptide, producing MLFFSGLSGCGKTGPLYLPDETEVNKELVE
- a CDS encoding sensor histidine kinase, translated to MRLKSSIFLWVSLATILPLTALILGITAYSEQVYLKNIDNDIYINMENISKELNFRLTYEREVILSLANSPAMEQFAPVLQTAAEGDLHINYFEEVDKLNNFLAGFQHSVPGLDTVRVLDIDGHALIKVRFGKLIPAHFEGIADLPLTEEELVDTGFLSWMWQLKANELVYGNLPLSKRDYTSGKELSIMNSIVPVSFDNKTIIGFLTARALGDQFDHILESLHRTNNIKLTVAEYNPDTAQRHGIILYSDELQIKFSQPLDPDTKLNKILGEQTWNNLQSKRFGSFVNHVQNKRYYFQEFYPYNNQLVSWIMVLQLDNSDIAAPFQRIRFGLLAVAVLALVISLLLANIGARNIAEPITLFADLLKRYADGEPDFSRQPTKGADELKQLDQSFHYLVDTLEQTEMERDSAEKMMLQNAKLASIGQMAAGIGHELNNPLNNILSYATLIKRDIPKENTELADDIQGLRNEALRAETIVKGILNFARQVPPEYVDFDLHVWLKDTLLLAHAQAQKFNIELKLDEHPDLPICGDRNQLQQVLVNLLMNAIHASKQNDIIIVSAHTEKQQIFITVSDQGTGIESSNKDKIFDPFFTTKNVGEGSGLGLSISIGIMQFHNGSLKLENNDRGGVNATMQIPLNSKSN
- a CDS encoding sulfurtransferase, whose protein sequence is MNIKALLSTAILTLSMSSTAVIAGDLKVKITRDIASVDVMHNGKKVTIQRNQNNKNNVDPRFAKTSRNCPPFCINPIVLAPGVETLGEVEVLDYLKRMSDGDSSILVIDSRTPNWVKAGTIPGAKNIPWTKLSVKKGADPLSIAEIVTEEFNGKELDDDKFDYSNAKTLVMFCNGMWCGQSPNNIRTLLKMGYPANKIKWYRGGMQNWENLGFTTVK
- a CDS encoding Fis family transcriptional regulator produces the protein MSNTPKKPSCETLISLFPDPFVIIDRQFQIVAANQKYRDHYKQEDIVGKHCYEVSHGIDRPCSQNGEHCPLEEVVQTGKPTSVMHIHCNCDHEEHVQLSAAPIFDDDGNVQYMGESIQPVSEEPENEQVLLGRSKAALRLMSILYRVAPTSSTVLLLGESGVGKDCAARYVHQNSSRADENFVVVDCGVLGENMIESELFGHEKGAFTGANKLKIGLFESADKGTLFIDEIGELPLHLQTKLLRVLETGTIRRLGGNDYIDVDVRIIAATNREPQQMIKDKTFREDLYYRLCAFPVNLPPLRSRKGDIPLLAESFLKHMEEGESQIPLSPEVIEKLLSYEYPGNIRELKNIIERALILSAGTPIMSDFLVFEHEQEGFVVNETPSRYSPTAKRTGTSRLSRDEVLKAVEKCGGHRSQAALMLGVSERTIYRHLKD
- the lysA gene encoding diaminopimelate decarboxylase gives rise to the protein MDHFEYRNNQLFAEDVNLTELAKEHGTPAYVYSKATFERHWNAFDKAFGDRPHLICYAVKANSNLAILNVLAGLGSGFDIVSIGELERVLKAGGEAAKIVFSGVGKKSEEIRRALEVGIRCFNVESEAELQVINEIAGEMQKLAPVSIRVNPNVDAKTHPYISTGLKENKFGIAHEQALAVYQRAQAMPNIEVHGIDCHIGSQLTEIEPFVDALKRVLELVDQLKGAGIELKHLDLGGGLGIRYQDETPPQPAEQIKALLAGLEGRDVEILIEPGRAIAGNAGILLTEVLYLKHSEAKDFAIIDAAMNDLMRPALYSAWQEIVSLQPREGEGRSYDLVGPVCETGDFLGKDRKLSLQEGDFLAVKSAGAYGFSMSSNYNSRPRAVEIMVDGEKAHVIRQRESLEQLLQGESILP